The following are from one region of the Chanos chanos chromosome 10, fChaCha1.1, whole genome shotgun sequence genome:
- the gpr68 gene encoding ovarian cancer G-protein coupled receptor 1: MTNMSEDKINCTISHEIHQYLFSATYILVLLVGFPTNAYSLYHAWLQLRAKNELGVYLLNLTISDLLYLASLPLWLQYIFQGDDWQHREWLCQLCGFLLYENIYISIGFLCCISIDRYLAVVYPFRFSTLRSMRAAAFISALIWLKEVAVGVVFFRHKELSTDRSNQSVCFEHYPMKPWEHAINYYRFYVGFLFPLGILSLSYFRVLRAVGKSTGTQTAQKTRIKHLVTSTIIIFLVCFSPYHIFLLVRTELETECSFIESIFNFYHFSLLLTSLNCVADPALYCFVSESAQRSIQQAQEACSRALCPRSKNGYAPDSHEMVVPSDNTAGATVVTLLNENKTDSDTGFRQTVRTI, encoded by the coding sequence ATGACGAACATGTCAGAGGACAAAATCAACTGTACTATTAGCCACGAGATCCACCAATACCTGTTCTCTGCCACATACATCCTAGTCCTGCTGGTTGGCTTCCCCACCAATGCCTACTCCCTCTACCATGCCTGGCTCCAGCTGAGGGCAAAGAATGAACTGGGTGTCTACCTGCTGAACCTGACCATTTCAGACCTGCTGTACCTTGCCTCGTTGCCCCTCTGGCTGCAGTACATCTTCCAGGGTGATGACTGGCAGCACCGGGAATGGCTGTGCCAGCTATGTGGCTTCTTGCTCTATGAGAACATCTACATCAGCATTGGATTCCTCTGCTGCATCTCCATCGACCGCTACCTGGCTGTGGTCTACCCCTTCCGCTTCTCCACCCTCCGATCCATGCGTGCTGCTGCGTTCATTAGTGCCCTGATCTGGCTCAAAGAGGTGGCTGTGGGTGTGGTCTTCTTCCGCCATAAGGAGTTGAGCACAGATAGGTCCAACCAATCAGTGTGTTTCGAGCATTATCCAATGAAGCCTTGGGAGCATGCCATCAACTACTACCGCTTCTATGTGGGCTTTCTGTTCCCGTTGGGTATTCTGTCTTTGTCCTATTTTCGAGTACTGAGGGCAGTAGGAAAGAGCACTGGTACACAGACAGCCCAGAAAACTCGCATCAAGCACCTGGTGACAAGtaccatcatcatcttcttgGTGTGCTTCTCACCGTACCACATATTCCTGCTGGTCCGCACAGAGCTGGAGACAGAATGCTCCTTCATCGAGAGTATCTTCAACTTCTACCACTTTTCTCTGTTGCTCACTAGTTTGAATTGTGTGGCTGACCCAGCTCTCTACTGTTTTGTGAGTGAGAGTGCCCAGAGGAGCATCCAGCAAGCTCAGGAAGCCTGTTCACGCGCTCTCTGCCCAAGGTCTAAAAATGGCTATGCGCCAGACTCCCATGAAATGGTTGTGCCCAGTGACAACACAGCTGGAGCCACAGTGGTTACACTgcttaatgaaaacaaaacagacagtgacacaggTTTTAGACAGACAGTAAGGACAATATAG